Proteins encoded together in one Variovorax paradoxus EPS window:
- a CDS encoding aldo/keto reductase, with protein sequence MQMTTRPIPSTKEALPVVGCGTWIGFDQRPGTDEYKRLPGVLEALFAAGGTLIDSSPMYGRSEETTGELLAAAKPRAKPFLATKVWTSGREAGIAQMEHSFARLRTKQIDLMQVHNLVDWRTHLATLRGWKEQGRVRYIGITHYTASAYDEVEAVLRAEKLDFLQINYSLDAREAEERLLPLAAERGVAVIVNMPFGGGGLLRRLRDKPLPAWAGEIGCTSWAQVLLKFVLSHPAVTCTIPGTSRAEHMADNAAAGRGTFPDAAFWRRHAGELHL encoded by the coding sequence ATGCAGATGACCACCCGCCCCATTCCCTCCACGAAGGAAGCCCTGCCGGTCGTCGGCTGCGGCACCTGGATAGGCTTCGACCAGCGCCCCGGCACCGACGAGTACAAGCGCCTGCCCGGTGTGCTCGAGGCGCTCTTCGCGGCCGGCGGCACGCTGATCGACAGCTCGCCGATGTACGGCCGCTCCGAGGAAACGACCGGCGAACTTCTGGCTGCCGCCAAGCCACGCGCCAAACCCTTCCTCGCCACCAAGGTCTGGACCTCGGGCCGCGAGGCCGGCATCGCGCAGATGGAGCATTCGTTCGCGCGGCTGCGCACCAAACAGATCGACCTGATGCAGGTACACAACCTCGTCGACTGGCGCACCCACCTCGCCACCCTGCGCGGCTGGAAGGAACAAGGCCGCGTGCGCTACATCGGCATCACGCACTACACCGCCTCGGCCTACGACGAGGTCGAGGCCGTGCTGCGCGCCGAGAAGCTCGACTTCCTGCAGATCAACTATTCGCTCGACGCGCGCGAGGCCGAAGAGCGCCTGCTGCCGCTCGCGGCCGAACGCGGCGTGGCGGTGATCGTCAACATGCCCTTCGGCGGTGGCGGTTTGCTGCGGCGACTGCGCGACAAGCCGCTGCCCGCCTGGGCCGGCGAGATCGGCTGCACGAGCTGGGCGCAGGTGCTGCTGAAATTCGTGCTGAGCCATCCGGCCGTGACCTGCACGATTCCCGGCACGAGCCGCGCCGAGCACATGGCCGACAACGCCGCGGCCGGCAGAGGCACCTTTCCCGATGCTGCCTTCTGGCGCCGGCATGCCGGCGAACTTCACCTCTGA
- a CDS encoding error-prone DNA polymerase, translating into MPELSAKEERKRQPAKVHALPVPLRKHTVAALPDYAELHCLTNFSFQRGASTPEEVVERAYQLGYAALAITDECSVAGIVRAYVCRRDMEHTLDEYEREHPEEPPIPRNLTFRLLFGSEFRFERFRLVVIANDTEGWGNLCEFITAARNTELPKGEYRVSWEDSDVASLQNCQVLFVPHRESGGAVDVATLHEDLLAAKALYAGNLWLAVEMLNELDDDLWFVTLMQASEQTGVPLVAAGDVHMHARSRKPLHDVLTAVREGKTVAECGFALQSNAERHLRQRVRLAELYLPEMLANTLVVAERCRFDPKVIRDNYKYPLEMLGSNETATQTLARKTWAGAQERYPGGIPDAVRAQLHKELDLIRELEYEMFFLTVEDIVRFAKSQKILCQGRGSSANSVVCYCLGITAISPEKSHLLFERFLSRHRHEPPDIDVDFEHQRREEVIQYIYEKYGRERAAIAAVVICYRSRSALRDVGKAIGIDERLVDEFAKDHYWFDDAVLGEQLNAACARVGVKEDEFKLVQWIELTQRLKGFPRHLSQHVGGFVLTHTKLTRLVPVEKASMKDRSVIQWEKDDLEAMGMLKVDVLALGMLSAIRRGLDHMNRWRGSMVQMHDVPHDDQKVFDMICDADTVGVFQIESRAQMSMLPRLKPRCYEDLVIEVAIVRPGPIQGGMVHPYLKQRERVAKGLPIHYEKDELREALERTLGIPIFQEQVMQIAMIAARFSADEADQLRRAMAAWKRKGGLDKFHAKLVNGMVDNEYPREFAEAIFKQILGFGDYGFPESHAASFALLVTVSSWLKNYEPACFLAALLDSQPMGFYSPSQLVQDARRHGVEVRPVDVTHSDFDTTLEARAPDAPRMPPSTDARYAERLGNENQPAVRLGLNRISGLSKEGVERLLKARAQSPFTSTEDLALRAELDGKDMAALAAADALMSLSGHRRQQVWDATAQRRSPALLKGVPINEQVLLLPAAPEGEEIVGDYASLGLTLRRHPLALLRPRLSRMKLMSAEELRAQPTGRTVRACGIVKGRQRPGTANGTIFVTLEDETGNVNVIVWSHVIDAWREPLLKSHLLAVQGTWQRDDDSGGKVQHLVATGFKDLTPLMGRLAQSNTSRDFH; encoded by the coding sequence ATGCCTGAACTGAGTGCCAAGGAAGAGCGCAAGCGCCAGCCTGCCAAGGTGCATGCGCTGCCGGTGCCGTTGCGCAAGCACACCGTGGCGGCGTTGCCGGACTATGCCGAGCTGCACTGCCTGACCAACTTCAGCTTCCAGCGCGGCGCATCGACGCCGGAAGAAGTGGTCGAGCGCGCCTACCAACTGGGGTATGCGGCGCTGGCGATCACCGATGAATGCTCGGTGGCCGGCATCGTGCGGGCATACGTCTGCAGGCGCGACATGGAGCACACGCTCGACGAATACGAACGCGAGCATCCCGAAGAACCGCCGATCCCGCGCAACCTCACGTTTCGCCTGCTGTTCGGCAGCGAGTTCCGCTTCGAGCGCTTCAGGCTCGTGGTGATCGCGAACGACACCGAGGGCTGGGGCAATCTCTGCGAATTCATCACCGCCGCGCGCAACACCGAGCTGCCCAAGGGCGAGTACCGCGTGAGCTGGGAAGACAGCGACGTCGCTTCGCTGCAGAACTGCCAGGTGCTCTTCGTGCCGCATCGCGAGTCCGGCGGCGCAGTGGATGTCGCCACGCTGCACGAAGACCTGCTGGCCGCCAAGGCGCTGTATGCAGGCAACCTCTGGCTGGCGGTGGAAATGCTCAACGAACTCGACGACGACCTCTGGTTCGTCACGCTGATGCAGGCGAGCGAGCAGACCGGCGTGCCGCTCGTGGCGGCCGGCGATGTGCACATGCATGCGCGCAGCCGCAAGCCATTGCACGACGTGCTGACGGCCGTGCGCGAAGGCAAGACCGTCGCCGAGTGCGGCTTTGCGCTGCAGTCGAATGCGGAGCGGCATCTGCGGCAGCGGGTGCGATTGGCGGAGCTTTATCTGCCCGAAATGCTGGCGAACACGCTGGTGGTGGCAGAGCGGTGCAGGTTCGATCCGAAGGTCATTCGCGACAACTACAAATACCCGCTGGAAATGCTGGGCAGCAACGAGACGGCGACGCAGACGCTGGCGCGCAAGACATGGGCAGGGGCGCAGGAGCGATATCCAGGCGGCATTCCCGATGCGGTGCGTGCGCAACTGCACAAAGAGCTGGACCTGATCCGCGAGCTCGAATACGAGATGTTCTTTCTCACCGTGGAAGACATCGTGCGCTTTGCAAAGTCGCAGAAAATTCTTTGTCAGGGGCGCGGGTCGTCGGCCAATTCCGTCGTCTGCTATTGCCTCGGGATCACCGCGATCTCCCCCGAAAAAAGCCACCTGCTGTTCGAGCGCTTCCTGAGTCGCCATCGTCACGAGCCGCCCGACATCGACGTCGATTTCGAACACCAGCGCCGCGAAGAAGTCATCCAGTACATCTACGAGAAATACGGCCGCGAGCGCGCCGCCATCGCCGCCGTCGTCATCTGCTATCGCTCGCGCAGTGCGTTGCGCGACGTGGGCAAGGCCATCGGCATCGACGAGCGATTGGTCGATGAATTCGCCAAGGACCACTACTGGTTCGACGATGCCGTGCTCGGCGAACAGTTGAATGCCGCGTGCGCGCGCGTCGGCGTGAAGGAGGACGAATTCAAGCTCGTCCAGTGGATCGAGCTGACGCAGCGGCTCAAGGGCTTTCCGCGGCACCTGAGCCAGCACGTCGGTGGTTTCGTGCTCACCCACACCAAGCTCACGCGGCTGGTGCCGGTCGAGAAGGCGTCGATGAAAGACCGCTCCGTCATCCAGTGGGAAAAGGACGACCTCGAAGCCATGGGCATGCTCAAGGTCGACGTGCTCGCGCTCGGCATGCTGAGCGCCATTCGCCGCGGGCTCGATCACATGAACCGCTGGCGGGGCTCGATGGTGCAGATGCACGATGTTCCCCACGACGACCAGAAGGTGTTCGACATGATCTGCGACGCCGATACGGTGGGCGTCTTCCAGATCGAGAGCAGGGCGCAGATGTCGATGCTGCCGCGCCTGAAGCCGCGCTGTTACGAAGACCTGGTGATCGAGGTGGCGATCGTGCGGCCCGGGCCCATTCAGGGCGGCATGGTGCATCCGTATCTCAAGCAGCGCGAGCGGGTGGCCAAGGGCTTGCCGATCCACTACGAGAAAGACGAGTTGCGCGAGGCGCTGGAACGCACGCTGGGCATTCCGATCTTCCAGGAGCAGGTGATGCAGATCGCCATGATTGCGGCCAGGTTCAGCGCCGACGAAGCCGACCAGTTGCGTCGTGCCATGGCGGCGTGGAAGCGCAAGGGCGGCCTCGACAAGTTTCACGCGAAGCTCGTGAATGGGATGGTGGACAACGAGTACCCGAGGGAATTCGCCGAAGCCATCTTCAAGCAGATCCTCGGCTTCGGCGACTACGGTTTCCCCGAGAGCCACGCCGCGAGCTTCGCGCTGCTGGTCACCGTGAGCAGCTGGCTCAAGAACTACGAACCCGCGTGCTTCCTCGCCGCATTGCTCGACTCGCAACCCATGGGCTTCTACAGCCCCTCGCAACTGGTGCAGGACGCGCGCAGGCACGGCGTCGAGGTTCGCCCGGTCGATGTCACGCACAGCGATTTCGACACCACGCTCGAGGCCCGCGCCCCCGATGCACCGCGCATGCCACCAAGCACCGACGCGCGCTACGCCGAGCGCCTGGGCAACGAGAACCAGCCTGCGGTGCGGCTCGGGCTGAACCGCATTTCAGGCCTCTCCAAGGAGGGCGTGGAGCGCCTGCTGAAAGCGCGCGCTCAATCGCCCTTCACCAGCACCGAAGACCTCGCCCTGCGCGCCGAACTCGACGGCAAGGACATGGCCGCGCTCGCCGCGGCCGATGCGCTGATGTCGCTCTCGGGCCATCGCCGCCAGCAGGTGTGGGACGCCACCGCGCAGCGCCGCTCGCCGGCCTTGCTCAAGGGCGTGCCGATCAACGAGCAGGTGCTGCTGCTGCCCGCGGCGCCCGAGGGCGAGGAGATCGTCGGCGACTACGCATCGCTCGGCCTCACGCTGCGCCGCCATCCGCTCGCGCTGCTGCGCCCGCGCCTTTCGCGCATGAAGCTCATGAGCGCGGAGGAGCTGCGCGCGCAGCCCACCGGCCGCACCGTGCGCGCCTGCGGCATCGTGAAGGGCCGGCAGCGGCCCGGAACGGCCAACGGCACCATCTTCGTCACTCTGGAGGACGAGACCGGCAACGTCAACGTGATCGTCTGGAGCCACGTCATCGACGCGTGGCGCGAGCCGCTTTTGAAGTCGCACCTGCTCGCGGTGCAGGGCACCTGGCAGCGCGACGACGACAGCGGCGGCAAGGTGCAACACCTGGTCGCCACCGGCTTCAAGGATCTGACGCCGCTCATGGGGCGGCTCGCGCAGAGCAACACCAGCCGGGATTTCCATTGA
- a CDS encoding cytochrome b, whose amino-acid sequence MPKQENRYTRTAIVLHWAIALLMALNIALILLVNYYPDEWVRPAIDTHKSTGITVLGLVILRLLWRATHRPPAMPGSYGRIERFGAHAAHGVLYLLMILLPLSGWMHDSAWKDAATHPMQLFGLFEWPRIGWISSIEPVLKETWHTVLGGVHTWAGYVFYVLFALHVLGALKHQFFDGEAELQRMLP is encoded by the coding sequence ATGCCCAAACAAGAAAACCGCTACACCCGCACCGCCATCGTGCTGCACTGGGCGATCGCGCTGCTCATGGCGCTGAACATCGCGCTGATCCTGCTGGTGAATTACTACCCCGACGAGTGGGTGCGCCCAGCCATCGACACCCACAAGTCGACCGGCATCACGGTGCTGGGGCTGGTGATCCTGCGACTCCTGTGGCGTGCGACGCACCGGCCGCCGGCCATGCCCGGCTCCTACGGGCGCATCGAACGCTTCGGCGCGCATGCCGCGCACGGCGTGCTCTACCTCTTGATGATCCTGCTGCCGCTGTCGGGCTGGATGCACGATTCGGCCTGGAAAGACGCGGCCACGCACCCCATGCAACTCTTCGGCCTGTTCGAATGGCCGCGCATCGGATGGATCTCGAGCATCGAGCCGGTACTGAAGGAAACCTGGCACACGGTGCTGGGCGGCGTGCACACCTGGGCCGGCTACGTGTTCTATGTGCTTTTCGCCCTGCATGTGCTGGGCGCGCTGAAGCACCAGTTCTTCGACGGCGAAGCCGAACTCCAGCGGATGCTCCCATGA
- a CDS encoding Y-family DNA polymerase: MHWIALRWSLDSDAPDAPQLPTPEALGWWALEYTPHVAWQDEALMLEVSACERLWGGRLQLMRQLVAANPAPDVRMLGAQGATSLIALARLRLFERQEERPKDMPAGLPLDTLTAARPHLDLLARLGCRTWGEVAALPRGGLTRRFGTELRTALDRAWGLRPEGHDWLTLPDVFEQKLELPALAETAPELMWAANRLLSALQIWLRARQRGARALELQWTLDLKRFNGVNLPPHQQVTVRTAEPTQDLAHLRRLLSEKLALTTLAAPASWLKLRTLETDPWAGASTSFLPEDNRKGDKLHEMVERLSVRLGAHQVVVPCAEADHRPERKQAWRPALQKDKAAPGKARKEAKAAASQPDAIYPPWLLPEPLLLEMDGERPCYRGPLSKLVGPQRVEAGWWGGKEDGGQPAMRDYYVAESPEAGLVWVFRERHSALFSSGEVRWYLQGFYA, from the coding sequence ATGCACTGGATCGCATTGCGGTGGTCGCTTGACTCCGACGCGCCCGACGCACCGCAGTTGCCCACGCCCGAAGCGCTGGGCTGGTGGGCGCTGGAATACACGCCGCACGTCGCCTGGCAGGACGAGGCGCTCATGCTCGAAGTCTCGGCCTGCGAGCGCCTCTGGGGCGGTCGGCTCCAGTTGATGCGGCAACTGGTCGCCGCGAACCCCGCGCCCGATGTGCGCATGCTCGGCGCGCAGGGCGCCACGAGCCTGATCGCGCTCGCGCGGCTGCGGCTGTTCGAACGGCAGGAAGAGCGCCCGAAGGACATGCCGGCCGGCCTGCCGCTGGACACGCTCACCGCCGCCCGCCCGCACCTCGACCTGCTCGCGCGCCTGGGCTGCCGCACCTGGGGCGAGGTGGCCGCCTTGCCGCGCGGCGGCCTCACGCGGCGCTTCGGCACCGAGCTGCGCACAGCGCTCGACAGGGCCTGGGGCCTGCGCCCCGAGGGGCACGACTGGCTCACGCTGCCCGACGTGTTCGAACAGAAGCTGGAACTGCCCGCGCTCGCCGAGACTGCGCCCGAACTCATGTGGGCGGCCAACCGTTTGCTCTCGGCGCTGCAGATCTGGCTGCGCGCCCGCCAGCGCGGCGCTCGCGCGCTCGAGCTGCAGTGGACGCTCGACCTCAAGCGCTTCAACGGCGTGAACCTGCCGCCGCACCAGCAGGTCACCGTGCGCACCGCCGAGCCCACGCAGGACCTCGCGCACCTGCGCCGCCTGCTGTCCGAAAAGCTCGCCCTCACCACGCTCGCGGCGCCCGCGAGCTGGCTCAAGCTCCGCACGCTCGAAACCGATCCGTGGGCCGGCGCCAGCACGAGTTTTCTGCCCGAGGACAACCGCAAGGGCGACAAGCTGCACGAGATGGTCGAGCGCCTGAGCGTGCGGCTCGGCGCGCATCAGGTGGTGGTGCCCTGCGCCGAGGCCGATCACCGGCCCGAGCGCAAGCAGGCATGGCGGCCCGCGCTGCAGAAGGACAAGGCCGCGCCCGGCAAGGCGCGCAAGGAAGCGAAAGCCGCAGCCTCGCAGCCCGATGCGATCTATCCGCCGTGGCTGCTGCCCGAACCCTTGTTGCTCGAGATGGACGGCGAGCGCCCGTGCTATCGCGGCCCGCTGAGCAAGCTGGTCGGCCCGCAGCGCGTCGAGGCCGGCTGGTGGGGCGGCAAGGAAGACGGTGGTCAACCTGCCATGCGCGACTACTACGTGGCCGAAAGCCCTGAAGCCGGGCTGGTGTGGGTCTTTCGTGAGCGGCACTCGGCGCTGTTTTCTTCGGGCGAAGTGCGCTGGTACCTGCAGGGGTTCTATGCCTGA
- a CDS encoding ABC transporter substrate-binding protein, which translates to MTHKKIQFLTSAFAAFVLGLSASAHAQTGKPLLIGQTFVQTGPLASLSTEPLVGIRAMFTTLNANGGINGRPVELRQLDDAYDPAKGAENVKTFAKDGAIGVLMPIGTSSAVGAIKAANELKIPVVGAYTGAGPVVKFTDYGFPVRISFDEEYSRIVNHLFTIGLSRIAFAHNDNPGARSAMESTQKFIAERGDKMVGSVAIKNDGSDAAERAAELVKLKPKAVVLSATNDVAAKFITAYRAAGGETAFYSFSFLNGQKLFQDIKKDAAGVVISQVVPYPWNSAMPVIAEYQAAMKKIGVNEFGYASLEGYVAAKVMVEGLKRAGANPTPESLQKGLESFKTLDIGGIAVSYRPGEHRGLTFSELSMLKADGRYLR; encoded by the coding sequence ATGACACACAAAAAGATTCAATTCCTGACTTCGGCCTTTGCCGCCTTCGTTCTCGGACTGTCTGCTTCGGCACATGCGCAGACCGGCAAACCCCTGCTGATCGGCCAAACCTTCGTGCAGACCGGCCCGCTCGCGTCGCTCTCGACCGAGCCGCTGGTCGGCATCCGTGCCATGTTCACCACGCTGAACGCGAACGGCGGCATCAACGGCCGGCCGGTCGAACTGCGCCAGCTCGACGATGCCTACGACCCCGCCAAGGGCGCCGAGAACGTCAAGACCTTCGCCAAGGACGGCGCCATCGGCGTGCTGATGCCCATTGGCACCTCGTCGGCAGTCGGTGCGATCAAGGCGGCCAACGAACTGAAGATTCCGGTGGTCGGCGCGTACACAGGCGCGGGCCCGGTCGTGAAATTCACCGACTACGGCTTTCCGGTGCGCATCAGCTTCGACGAGGAATACAGCCGCATCGTGAACCACCTGTTCACCATCGGCCTCTCGCGCATCGCCTTCGCGCACAACGACAACCCCGGCGCGCGCTCGGCGATGGAAAGCACGCAGAAGTTCATTGCCGAACGCGGCGACAAGATGGTGGGCAGCGTGGCGATCAAGAACGACGGCTCCGACGCGGCCGAGCGCGCCGCCGAGCTGGTCAAGCTCAAGCCCAAGGCAGTGGTGCTGTCGGCCACCAACGACGTGGCGGCCAAGTTCATCACGGCGTACCGCGCGGCGGGCGGCGAGACCGCCTTCTATTCGTTCTCTTTCCTCAACGGCCAGAAGCTCTTCCAGGACATCAAGAAGGACGCGGCCGGCGTCGTCATCTCGCAGGTCGTGCCCTACCCGTGGAACAGCGCGATGCCCGTCATCGCCGAGTACCAGGCGGCGATGAAGAAGATCGGTGTGAACGAATTCGGCTACGCGAGCCTGGAGGGCTATGTCGCGGCCAAGGTCATGGTCGAGGGCCTGAAGCGCGCGGGCGCGAACCCGACGCCCGAGTCGCTGCAAAAGGGCCTGGAGTCGTTCAAGACGCTGGACATCGGTGGCATCGCCGTTTCGTACCGCCCCGGCGAGCACCGCGGGCTGACCTTCTCCGAGCTGTCGATGCTCAAGGCCGACGGGCGCTACCTGCGCTGA
- the thpR gene encoding RNA 2',3'-cyclic phosphodiesterase: MDDFNRGDHLPDDPEPDWDSPSFDRQRHLLIALFPEPDVQAAIETHRKDWIWPKGHYFPRSPRLHLTLHCFGDQPQAVEKRLCEALAQVRVQPMNLVLDSSRTWRNDIAVLQPAEHGALRTLHADIGRAVRQAGISTETPTFTPHITIARRTEGAAYPMRLPPIPWRVRKFLLVRSFTSHPVEHQVLATYEADEDDEEDGV, encoded by the coding sequence ATGGACGATTTCAACCGTGGCGACCATCTTCCGGACGACCCGGAACCCGACTGGGACTCCCCTTCTTTCGACAGGCAACGGCACCTGCTCATCGCGCTGTTTCCCGAACCCGATGTGCAAGCGGCCATCGAAACGCACCGCAAGGACTGGATCTGGCCCAAGGGCCATTACTTTCCTCGCAGCCCGCGACTGCACTTGACGCTCCACTGTTTCGGCGACCAGCCCCAGGCTGTCGAAAAGCGCCTATGCGAAGCGCTCGCCCAGGTCCGGGTGCAGCCCATGAATCTCGTGCTGGACAGCTCACGCACATGGCGCAACGACATCGCGGTGCTGCAGCCCGCCGAGCACGGCGCCTTGCGCACGCTGCATGCGGACATCGGCCGTGCGGTACGGCAGGCGGGCATTTCCACGGAAACGCCGACCTTCACGCCGCACATCACCATCGCCCGGCGAACCGAAGGCGCTGCCTACCCGATGCGCCTGCCGCCGATCCCCTGGCGCGTGAGGAAATTCCTGCTCGTACGCTCGTTCACTTCGCATCCGGTCGAGCACCAGGTGCTGGCCACCTACGAAGCTGACGAAGACGACGAAGAAGACGGCGTCTGA
- a CDS encoding phosphotransferase enzyme family protein: MLTPPDIAHDAIHKCLAETYGLQATHAEFLPLGADVHSAVFRVQANDGTAYFLKLRSGDFDKTAVAVPAFLHHDKGIAAVMAPLPTTDRQLSVQRQGFDWMLYPFFEGQNGFERAPTAVQWTALGAALGAVHRTELPPALLAGIPKESYAHRWREGVRRYQRRFINGFVGDAIVQRFHAFWAQHDEEMDTLVYRSEQLASILLEKALPQVVCHADIHAGNVLLGDGDRLAIVDWDTLVLAPKERDLMFVGGGVGHVWNQPEEEAQFYRGYGAAEIDSVALAYYRHERIVRDILEISDQVFDASASTEDREEAMRQMASQFQPGDVVAIAHQSYEAVT, encoded by the coding sequence ATGCTGACACCACCCGATATCGCCCACGACGCCATTCACAAGTGCCTCGCCGAAACCTACGGCCTCCAGGCGACACACGCTGAATTCCTTCCGCTGGGCGCAGATGTTCACTCCGCGGTCTTCCGGGTACAGGCGAACGACGGCACGGCGTACTTCCTGAAGCTGCGCAGCGGCGATTTCGACAAGACGGCCGTTGCCGTGCCCGCCTTTCTCCATCACGACAAAGGCATCGCTGCGGTGATGGCACCGTTGCCGACAACGGACCGTCAACTCAGCGTGCAGCGCCAGGGCTTCGACTGGATGCTCTATCCCTTCTTCGAAGGCCAGAACGGATTCGAGCGAGCCCCGACAGCCGTGCAGTGGACCGCCCTCGGTGCCGCACTGGGCGCAGTTCACCGCACCGAACTGCCACCCGCATTGCTCGCAGGCATCCCCAAGGAAAGCTACGCGCACCGCTGGCGCGAAGGCGTCAGGCGCTACCAGCGCCGCTTCATCAACGGCTTCGTGGGCGACGCGATCGTCCAGCGCTTCCACGCTTTCTGGGCGCAGCACGACGAGGAGATGGACACGCTGGTCTATCGCAGCGAGCAACTTGCGTCGATCCTGCTGGAGAAGGCATTGCCGCAGGTCGTGTGCCATGCCGACATCCACGCGGGCAATGTGCTTTTGGGCGATGGCGACCGGCTGGCCATCGTCGATTGGGACACGCTCGTTCTCGCGCCGAAAGAGCGCGACCTGATGTTCGTCGGCGGCGGTGTCGGCCACGTGTGGAACCAGCCGGAGGAAGAGGCACAGTTCTACCGGGGCTACGGCGCCGCGGAGATCGATTCGGTCGCGCTCGCCTACTACCGCCACGAGCGCATCGTGCGCGACATCCTGGAGATCAGCGACCAGGTGTTCGATGCGTCCGCAAGCACCGAAGACCGCGAAGAAGCCATGCGCCAGATGGCGAGCCAGTTCCAGCCCGGCGACGTGGTCGCCATTGCGCACCAGAGCTACGAAGCAGTCACTTGA
- a CDS encoding alpha/beta fold hydrolase, which translates to MTDTPNPAERIARIDALSTHHDPVHEGVRVRWRRFGTDTTQPPIVLLHGGHGSWMHWLRNAEALSAERTLLLPDMPGFHDSDALPRVAPGEDSLLPLLKALGGTLDALVGAGTPIDLGGFSFGGLTAARFAVQRGAVRKLALLGSGGHGTLRRMTAQMINWRAAPDREAERAALLHNLGALMLHDTAAIDPLAFEIHDISCHGTRFRSKEVSQAGGLRKALDTLGLPTLLLWGEYDVTADPRPLVAQLASEGPNREGVVIDGAGHWVQYERAAETNARLLKFFG; encoded by the coding sequence ATGACCGATACCCCGAACCCCGCCGAGCGCATTGCGCGCATCGACGCACTTTCCACCCACCACGACCCCGTGCACGAAGGCGTGCGCGTGCGGTGGCGGCGCTTCGGCACCGACACCACCCAGCCGCCCATCGTGCTGCTGCACGGCGGCCACGGCAGCTGGATGCACTGGCTGCGCAATGCCGAAGCGCTCTCGGCCGAACGCACGCTGCTCCTGCCCGACATGCCGGGCTTCCACGATTCCGATGCGTTGCCGCGCGTGGCGCCCGGCGAAGACTCGCTGCTGCCGTTGCTCAAGGCGCTCGGCGGCACGCTCGATGCGCTCGTCGGCGCGGGCACGCCCATCGACCTGGGCGGCTTCTCTTTCGGCGGCCTCACCGCGGCGCGCTTCGCGGTGCAGCGCGGCGCGGTCCGCAAGCTCGCGCTGCTGGGCAGCGGCGGCCACGGCACGCTGCGCCGCATGACGGCGCAGATGATCAACTGGCGCGCCGCCCCCGACCGCGAGGCCGAGCGCGCCGCGCTCTTGCACAACCTCGGCGCGCTGATGCTGCACGACACCGCGGCCATCGATCCGCTGGCCTTCGAGATCCACGACATCTCCTGCCACGGCACGCGCTTTCGCAGCAAGGAGGTGTCGCAAGCCGGCGGCCTTCGCAAGGCGCTCGACACGCTGGGCCTGCCGACGCTGCTGCTCTGGGGCGAGTACGACGTCACGGCCGATCCGCGTCCGCTGGTGGCGCAGCTCGCGAGCGAAGGACCGAACCGCGAAGGCGTGGTGATCGACGGCGCGGGGCACTGGGTGCAGTACGAGCGCGCCGCCGAGACCAACGCGCGGCTCTTGAAGTTCTTCGGCTGA
- the imuA gene encoding translesion DNA synthesis-associated protein ImuA, with protein sequence MGLPFLDSFSAAAGRGVWHADELGLADAQVVATGHAALDAELPGGGWPVGAMTELLQSAPEAHVWRLLLPALAQAVEARGGPVVLIGAPYEPCGPSLAAQGLPVEALMWIKSDAPPARLWACEQALRCADVAAVLAWLPQARVGELRRLQLAAAQHDVMLFVCRPESAARGASPARLRLQVETCEADASQIELHILKRRGPPLAAPVMLPARNERMTALLVAARLRRKLRLQQQGTVLVGDTATSATVVRIDAWKGGPNALDRIAVVA encoded by the coding sequence ATGGGCCTCCCTTTCCTCGACTCCTTTTCCGCCGCCGCGGGCCGTGGCGTCTGGCATGCCGACGAACTCGGCCTGGCCGACGCGCAGGTCGTCGCGACCGGCCACGCCGCGCTCGACGCCGAGTTGCCCGGCGGCGGCTGGCCGGTCGGAGCGATGACGGAGCTGCTGCAAAGCGCGCCCGAAGCGCATGTCTGGCGGCTGCTGCTGCCCGCGCTGGCGCAGGCGGTGGAGGCGCGCGGCGGGCCGGTCGTGCTGATCGGCGCGCCCTACGAGCCCTGCGGGCCGTCTCTCGCGGCGCAGGGGCTGCCGGTGGAGGCGCTGATGTGGATCAAGAGCGATGCGCCACCCGCGCGCCTGTGGGCCTGCGAGCAGGCGCTGCGCTGCGCGGACGTGGCCGCCGTGCTGGCTTGGCTGCCGCAGGCGCGGGTGGGCGAATTGCGGCGGCTGCAACTGGCGGCCGCGCAGCATGACGTGATGCTCTTCGTGTGCCGGCCCGAGTCGGCCGCGCGGGGCGCTTCGCCCGCGCGGCTTCGTTTGCAGGTGGAGACCTGCGAGGCCGATGCGTCGCAGATCGAACTGCACATCCTCAAGCGCCGCGGTCCGCCGCTGGCCGCGCCGGTGATGCTGCCGGCGCGCAACGAGCGCATGACGGCATTGCTGGTCGCCGCCCGGCTGCGGCGCAAGCTGCGGCTGCAGCAGCAGGGCACGGTGCTGGTCGGCGACACGGCAACGTCCGCGACCGTGGTGCGCATCGACGCGTGGAAAGGAGGCCCCAATGCACTGGATCGCATTGCGGTGGTCGCTTGA